ACCTACTGGGCCGTCAAGAACATCAATGGCGTGACCGGCTTCCTCGGCGAACCGCGCCCCCGCGCGCTCCCTCCCGAAGAGATCACCCAGATCATCGACCTCACCAACGAGACCGCCGCGGGCAAGCCCCGCCCGGCCGTGCAGTTCGAGAAGGGCGAGAACGTCCGCATCACCGAGGGCCCTTTCCGCCACTTCATCGGCGTGGTCGAGGACGTCAACGAGCCGAAGGCCAAGCTCAAGGCCATGGTCACGATCTTCGGCCGGCCGACCCCCGTCGAGCTCGACTTCCTCCAGGTCGAGAAGCTGTAGCCATGCCCGTCGACGCGCGCTTCCTCGTCACTTCGTCCAAGCGCGTCGTCGACGGCCGCCCCTACTACGCGCAGGTCATCGTCACCGACGACTGCAACCTGCGCTGCTCCTACTGCGACGAATACGCGGCCGGAGCGAAGGCGCCCTCCCTCGAGGAGCTCAAGAGCCGCGTCGACCGGCTCGACGCCCTCGGCGTCCTCGTCTACGACTTCCTCGGCGGGGAGCCGCTGATGCACCCCGGCCTCCCCGCGCTCGTCGAGCACGCGAAGTCGAAGCGCGGCGGCTCGAACCTCGCGACGGTCATCACCAACGGCTTCCTCCTCACCCGCGAGAACATCCGCGCGCTCAACGCCGCCGGCCTCGATTTCATGCAGGTCTCGGTGGACTCGGTCGACCCGACGGCGCTGTCCATGAAGGCCCTGAAGTCCGTGCTCCCCAAGCTGCGCCTGCTCGCCGAGGAGGCCCGCTTCACCGTCGAAGTCCAGACGGTGCTCTGCGAGCGCACCGTCGCCGAGTACGACGCCTTCCGCGCCGCGCTCAA
The window above is part of the Elusimicrobiota bacterium genome. Proteins encoded here:
- a CDS encoding radical SAM protein, encoding MPVDARFLVTSSKRVVDGRPYYAQVIVTDDCNLRCSYCDEYAAGAKAPSLEELKSRVDRLDALGVLVYDFLGGEPLMHPGLPALVEHAKSKRGGSNLATVITNGFLLTRENIRALNAAGLDFMQVSVDSVDPTALSMKALKSVLPKLRLLAEEARFTVEVQTVLCERTVAEYDAFRAALKDLPFSFGFSVQHGPGGRIAIRGRQYLELLERYGVFEGVNFYGEHLKEMLDGDFSRPWKCLAGLKFLYVNGRGEAQWCAQQREWRVPLEKLTPAALRENDRHKPCEPGCAIGCARMVSHTLGEPLRTLGASMSLAWHSFGSKPAAPSAGAPKKTEDKEPALSR
- the nusG gene encoding transcription termination/antitermination protein NusG gives rise to the protein MERGWYIVHVQSGWEDKVRGLIDQRVQADNLQGKIFQVLIPTETVVEVKKNKKAEKKRKFFPGYILLDMIVDNETYWAVKNINGVTGFLGEPRPRALPPEEITQIIDLTNETAAGKPRPAVQFEKGENVRITEGPFRHFIGVVEDVNEPKAKLKAMVTIFGRPTPVELDFLQVEKL